A stretch of Dyella sp. BiH032 DNA encodes these proteins:
- a CDS encoding glycosyltransferase family 39 protein → MAGPGHAGPAGRTRRDAIERWLLMLGAFLVLAAGIGLRGPTPSDEPRFALVAQQMVASGNWLIPHRGTDWYADKPPAFMAMQALSYKLSGDWWIAFLLPSLLFSLGTLWLVYDLGRRLWGHRAGMGAALGLLCTVQFVFQAKRGQIDPTVTFFLTLANYGLLRHLLLGPDRSAFWLGCFAAGLGVITKGVGVLAVLMFLPWLYARSLPWEHLAATDRRYGTWLGGGAAFALAMALWLVPLLWYVHQHDSAEARAYLDDIFFNQTMHRYVHPWNSFQPPWFYLEVIFTSWLPLSLALPGLLPAWRTRLRERDARYLLPLAWSVLVIVFFSLTRAKRDVYIMPALPLLALCAGPFLHDILQRRWAQWTALVFLLLLALPVLVLGLQGLWFPTAWTTRFAAARQLGEQSASFWLMFVVLGAWILLCIAGLRLRRAGAALLASLAGLWLLWGLWAAPMLARASSPKPLAQRVEQWVGPDGELALVAWKEELPPVFTRRPVDFGFVTPWHQQLANAIRWQEQAPRTRWVLILSDVMAPCVDRDASIDAGVTSGRNWRLYRLDAVAAACRGGVVPEGAVEDWGGVDRRR, encoded by the coding sequence ATGGCAGGGCCAGGACACGCCGGCCCGGCCGGCCGCACGCGGCGCGATGCCATCGAGCGATGGCTGCTGATGCTGGGCGCCTTCCTGGTGCTGGCGGCGGGCATCGGCCTGCGCGGCCCGACGCCGTCGGACGAACCGCGCTTCGCGCTGGTCGCGCAGCAGATGGTGGCATCCGGCAACTGGCTGATTCCGCATCGCGGCACCGACTGGTACGCCGACAAGCCACCGGCGTTCATGGCGATGCAGGCGTTGTCGTACAAGCTCAGCGGCGACTGGTGGATCGCCTTCCTGCTGCCCTCGCTGCTGTTTTCGCTGGGCACGCTCTGGCTGGTGTACGACCTCGGGCGCCGGCTGTGGGGACACCGCGCGGGCATGGGGGCGGCGCTGGGGCTGCTATGCACCGTGCAGTTCGTGTTCCAGGCCAAGCGCGGCCAGATCGATCCCACGGTGACGTTCTTCCTGACCCTGGCGAACTACGGCCTGCTGCGCCACCTGCTGCTGGGCCCCGACCGCTCCGCCTTCTGGCTCGGGTGTTTCGCCGCCGGCCTCGGCGTGATCACGAAGGGCGTGGGCGTGCTCGCGGTCCTGATGTTCCTGCCCTGGCTTTATGCCCGCAGCCTGCCGTGGGAACACCTGGCCGCCACCGACCGTCGCTACGGCACCTGGCTCGGCGGCGGCGCGGCGTTCGCCCTGGCCATGGCGCTGTGGCTGGTGCCTCTGCTGTGGTATGTCCACCAGCACGACAGCGCCGAAGCGCGCGCCTACCTCGACGACATCTTCTTCAACCAGACGATGCATCGCTACGTGCATCCATGGAACAGCTTCCAGCCGCCCTGGTTCTATCTCGAGGTGATCTTCACTTCGTGGCTACCCCTCAGCCTCGCCTTGCCCGGCCTGTTGCCGGCGTGGCGCACCCGGTTGCGCGAACGCGATGCGCGCTACCTGCTGCCGCTGGCCTGGTCGGTGCTGGTGATCGTGTTCTTCAGTCTCACGCGCGCCAAGCGCGACGTGTACATCATGCCGGCGCTGCCCTTGCTCGCGCTGTGCGCGGGGCCGTTCCTGCACGACATCCTGCAGCGGCGCTGGGCGCAGTGGACCGCGCTGGTGTTCCTCCTCCTGCTCGCCTTGCCCGTGCTGGTGCTGGGCCTGCAGGGGTTGTGGTTTCCCACGGCGTGGACGACGCGCTTCGCTGCCGCACGCCAGCTGGGCGAACAGTCGGCCTCGTTTTGGCTGATGTTCGTGGTGCTGGGTGCTTGGATCCTGCTGTGCATCGCCGGCCTGCGCCTGCGCCGCGCCGGCGCCGCGCTGCTGGCCAGCCTCGCCGGCCTGTGGCTGCTGTGGGGTCTCTGGGCCGCGCCCATGCTGGCCAGGGCCAGCTCGCCGAAGCCGCTGGCTCAGCGCGTCGAGCAGTGGGTCGGGCCGGACGGGGAACTGGCGCTCGTCGCCTGGAAAGAAGAGTTGCCGCCAGTCTTCACCCGCCGGCCCGTCGACTTCGGTTTCGTCACGCCATGGCATCAGCAGCTCGCGAATGCGATCCGCTGGCAGGAACAGGCGCCCCGCACACGTTGGGTGCTTATCCTGAGCGACGTGATGGCCCCCTGCGTGGATCGCGACGCCTCGATCGACGCCGGCGTCACGAGCGGCCGCAACTGGCGCCTCTATCGGCTCGATGCCGTCGCCGCGGCATGCCGTGGCGGGGTGGTGCCGGAAGGCGCGGTGGAGGACTGGGGTGGCGTGGATCGCCGCCGCTGA
- a CDS encoding OmpA family protein, producing MSDDIEFDAETGAPIWAAFGDLMSVLLGVFVLILVGMIGVQQQLSQRLDEEVKQRQLEAQKRQTLEQALAVPLAAGQVTLVDGRIGIRGSVLFALNSDQLQPEGREVLRSLAGPLSGYLKSRDEILMVSGYTDDRQVRDGNRQFADNWELSAERALTVTRALIAEGVPASAVFAAAFGAEQPVGSNATEEGRAKNRRVEIAPIPRTSSPTTPAHE from the coding sequence ATGAGCGACGACATCGAATTCGACGCGGAAACCGGCGCGCCGATCTGGGCCGCCTTCGGCGACCTGATGTCGGTGCTGCTGGGCGTATTCGTGCTCATCCTGGTGGGCATGATCGGTGTGCAGCAGCAGCTCTCGCAGCGCCTGGACGAAGAAGTGAAGCAGCGCCAGCTCGAGGCGCAGAAGCGCCAGACCCTGGAGCAGGCCCTGGCCGTGCCGCTCGCCGCCGGCCAGGTGACGCTGGTCGACGGGCGCATCGGCATCCGCGGCAGCGTGCTGTTCGCGCTAAACTCGGACCAGTTGCAGCCGGAAGGCCGCGAAGTGCTGCGCAGTCTTGCCGGTCCGCTGTCCGGTTACCTGAAATCGCGCGACGAAATCCTGATGGTCAGCGGCTATACGGACGACCGCCAGGTGCGCGACGGCAACCGCCAGTTCGCCGACAACTGGGAGCTGTCGGCCGAGCGCGCGCTCACCGTGACGCGCGCGCTGATCGCCGAGGGCGTGCCGGCTTCTGCCGTCTTCGCCGCCGCCTTCGGCGCGGAGCAGCCGGTGGGATCGAACGCCACCGAGGAAGGACGGGCGAAGAACCGGCGCGTGGAGATCGCGCCGATTCCGCGCACGTCGTCACCCACGACGCCGGCGCATGAGTAA
- a CDS encoding glycosyltransferase family 9 protein, with amino-acid sequence MLTPLISELERVYKGAEIDVISEGDIAREVFESFFSVKNVYGLPKRGFKHPVPFLGMLLKVRKTTYDLIVDPCVGSGFARALTKFFRGRYKLGFSDALEGSGLTHAVPKAVAMRHMAQRPVNLLRAALAPGKSGGETYPSLDIRLTDAERMQGRAAIRRLLSDSAQTVTPPVVGIFANATGAKRYPASWWSEFIAAFREASPLSNIIELIPMHGHSMLGGAWRGYYSSDLRRMGAVMAGMDLVISADCGVMHLAVASKVPTVGMFCVTDVDVYSPYGLGSCSMNTQDLSAREAALKVAAAFPALLARERHAEHRGTAHAADVAGTGTIAAPRNEALPH; translated from the coding sequence TTGCTGACGCCGCTCATCAGCGAATTGGAACGCGTCTATAAAGGGGCCGAGATCGACGTCATTTCCGAAGGCGATATCGCCCGCGAAGTGTTCGAGAGTTTCTTCAGCGTCAAGAACGTCTATGGCCTTCCCAAGCGCGGCTTCAAGCATCCCGTGCCGTTCCTCGGCATGTTGCTGAAGGTGCGCAAGACCACCTACGACCTGATCGTGGATCCCTGCGTGGGCTCCGGCTTCGCGCGTGCGCTGACGAAGTTCTTCCGCGGCCGTTACAAGCTCGGCTTCAGCGACGCGCTCGAAGGCTCGGGACTCACCCATGCCGTGCCGAAGGCGGTCGCCATGCGGCATATGGCGCAGCGTCCGGTGAACCTGCTGCGGGCCGCGCTCGCACCCGGGAAGAGCGGCGGCGAGACCTACCCTTCGCTGGATATCCGCCTGACCGATGCCGAGCGGATGCAGGGCCGGGCGGCGATCCGCCGACTCCTTTCTGATTCCGCACAGACGGTGACGCCTCCCGTGGTGGGCATTTTCGCCAACGCCACCGGTGCCAAGCGTTATCCGGCGAGCTGGTGGAGCGAGTTCATCGCTGCCTTCAGGGAGGCCAGCCCGCTCTCGAACATCATCGAGCTGATCCCCATGCACGGGCATTCCATGCTGGGCGGAGCATGGCGAGGCTATTACTCTTCCGATCTCCGCCGCATGGGCGCCGTGATGGCCGGGATGGACCTGGTAATCAGCGCAGATTGCGGCGTGATGCACCTGGCCGTTGCGTCGAAGGTGCCGACGGTAGGCATGTTCTGCGTCACGGACGTGGATGTGTATTCCCCTTACGGGCTCGGCAGCTGTTCGATGAATACCCAGGACCTCTCCGCCCGCGAGGCCGCGCTGAAAGTGGCGGCCGCCTTCCCGGCGCTGCTCGCGCGGGAGCGGCATGCCGAACATCGTGGAACCGCGCACGCCGCCGATGTCGCCGGCACCGGAACCATCGCCGCACCGCGGAACGAGGCGTTACCGCATTGA
- a CDS encoding TetR family transcriptional regulator, translating to MAAAPKRPKTSTTPPTNPAATEREPRGARRKRETRQRLMEAALALMAHKGMEGVAINEITEAADVGFGSFYNHFESKEAIHAALIDWAFESFADALDQLGRHISDPAEVLSLSMRYAMLRAQREPLWGQFLIKEALSIRVLTRGLGQRLLRDIQRGIEAKRFRGDDPLMSFTVAGGIVLASLSVYLHLTPSNALPATPLPLPSFNADHLPERAATELLLALGLSRSEAEEIARRPLPPMNDSSLAARTEP from the coding sequence ATGGCCGCCGCCCCGAAACGCCCAAAAACCTCGACCACGCCCCCTACAAATCCCGCCGCCACAGAGCGGGAGCCACGCGGGGCGCGCCGCAAGCGGGAGACGCGGCAGCGATTGATGGAGGCGGCCCTGGCGCTGATGGCCCACAAGGGCATGGAGGGCGTGGCGATCAACGAAATCACCGAAGCCGCCGACGTAGGCTTCGGGTCGTTCTATAACCACTTCGAATCGAAGGAAGCGATTCATGCCGCCCTGATCGACTGGGCCTTCGAGAGCTTCGCCGACGCGCTCGACCAGCTGGGTCGGCATATCTCCGATCCAGCCGAAGTGCTGTCCCTATCGATGCGATACGCCATGCTCCGAGCGCAAAGAGAGCCCCTATGGGGGCAATTCCTCATCAAGGAGGCGCTCTCGATCCGCGTCCTTACCCGTGGACTGGGTCAGCGGCTGCTGCGCGACATCCAGCGGGGCATCGAGGCGAAGCGATTTCGCGGCGACGATCCACTCATGAGCTTCACGGTCGCAGGCGGCATCGTGCTTGCATCCTTGTCGGTCTACCTGCACCTGACGCCATCGAACGCATTGCCTGCCACGCCCCTCCCTCTCCCTTCCTTCAATGCGGATCATTTGCCGGAACGGGCGGCGACCGAGCTGCTGCTGGCACTTGGGCTTTCGAGATCGGAGGCCGAGGAGATCGCCCGCCGCCCGCTTCCTCCGATGAATGACTCCTCTTTGGCGGCGCGAACGGAACCATAA
- a CDS encoding DUF2894 domain-containing protein, which produces MSKRTVSVRERLDAWREQRADRLDPVGFHHMDALERRAARHEGDVRRLLDERLSTLVAAYAAKVERATSAPANGGAARTPLGPLVDTLAAHAATRGADRYPELPALDDFKELWTRLRTESQLRQSLEQVPANAGPLNSSTLVHRSIALMREVAPGYLQHFVAYADALSWMEQMGYGAPAVAEAPRAPGAGRKRAAKSRARQD; this is translated from the coding sequence ATGAGTAAGCGCACCGTTAGCGTGCGCGAGCGGCTGGACGCGTGGCGCGAGCAGCGCGCCGACCGGCTCGATCCCGTGGGCTTCCATCACATGGATGCGCTGGAGCGCCGCGCCGCGCGCCACGAAGGCGACGTCCGCCGGCTGCTGGACGAACGCCTGTCGACACTGGTCGCTGCCTATGCCGCAAAGGTAGAACGCGCCACCTCCGCGCCGGCGAACGGCGGCGCCGCGCGCACGCCGCTCGGCCCGCTCGTCGATACGCTCGCCGCGCATGCGGCAACCCGCGGCGCGGACCGCTACCCGGAACTCCCGGCGCTCGATGACTTCAAGGAACTGTGGACCCGGCTGCGCACCGAAAGCCAGCTGCGGCAGTCGCTGGAACAGGTGCCCGCGAACGCCGGCCCGCTCAATTCAAGCACTCTGGTGCATCGCTCGATCGCCTTGATGCGCGAGGTAGCGCCGGGTTACCTGCAGCACTTCGTGGCCTACGCGGATGCGCTGTCGTGGATGGAGCAGATGGGCTACGGCGCGCCTGCCGTCGCCGAAGCGCCGCGTGCGCCGGGTGCCGGCAGGAAGCGCGCCGCCAAGTCGCGCGCGCGCCAGGACTGA
- a CDS encoding LacI family DNA-binding transcriptional regulator yields the protein MSAGDSKRGKGAKGGRAKTAPQQNRVRTVKEIAAAANVSVATVSRALQRPEIVNETTRQRIHDVVKRLGYTPNALARNLRTARTRLIVALLPDIANPFFSEVIRGIEQVAHENGYSVLLGETQGSLVREQAYADMVAARQADGIITMSPRVPAIPIQGRLPVVNACEYVKDGQVSSVYIDNVAAAGVAVDYLVMLGHRDIAFVAGPPSSPISVDREQGYRLALQRAKLPAQAALVVAGDFSIESGERAVELLIAQGKPFTAVFCSNDEMAIGAMRALISHGLRVPEDVSVVGFDDIRFARYTSPPLTTVAQPKNALGREAMSMMLELLGDAAVPPRKRVLSADLVVRGSTAPPGARRG from the coding sequence GTGAGTGCAGGAGATTCCAAGCGCGGGAAGGGCGCGAAGGGCGGCCGGGCCAAGACCGCACCGCAGCAAAACCGCGTCCGCACGGTGAAGGAAATCGCCGCCGCCGCCAACGTTTCGGTGGCCACCGTGTCGCGCGCGCTGCAGCGGCCGGAGATCGTCAACGAGACCACGCGCCAGCGCATCCACGACGTGGTCAAGCGACTCGGCTACACGCCCAATGCGCTGGCGCGCAACCTGCGCACGGCGCGCACGCGGCTGATCGTCGCGTTGCTGCCGGACATCGCCAATCCGTTCTTCTCCGAGGTGATCCGCGGCATCGAGCAGGTGGCCCACGAGAACGGCTACTCGGTATTGCTGGGAGAAACGCAGGGCAGTCTCGTGCGCGAGCAGGCCTATGCCGACATGGTCGCCGCGCGCCAGGCCGACGGCATCATCACCATGTCGCCGCGCGTGCCGGCGATTCCGATCCAGGGCCGGCTGCCGGTGGTCAACGCCTGCGAGTACGTCAAGGACGGGCAGGTTTCCAGCGTCTACATCGACAATGTCGCGGCGGCCGGTGTCGCGGTCGATTACCTGGTGATGCTGGGGCACCGCGACATCGCCTTCGTCGCCGGACCGCCGTCCAGCCCCATCAGCGTCGATCGCGAGCAGGGCTACCGGCTCGCGTTGCAGCGCGCGAAGTTGCCGGCCCAGGCTGCGCTGGTGGTGGCGGGCGATTTCTCGATCGAATCCGGCGAGCGCGCCGTCGAATTGCTCATCGCACAGGGCAAGCCGTTTACCGCGGTGTTCTGTTCCAACGACGAGATGGCGATCGGCGCCATGCGCGCGCTCATCTCGCACGGGTTGCGCGTGCCCGAAGACGTTTCGGTCGTCGGCTTCGACGACATCCGCTTCGCGCGCTATACCTCGCCGCCGCTCACCACGGTTGCACAGCCGAAGAACGCGCTGGGGCGCGAGGCGATGAGCATGATGCTGGAATTGCTCGGCGATGCCGCCGTGCCGCCGCGCAAGCGGGTGCTGTCGGCGGACCTGGTCGTGCGTGGCTCGACCGCGCCGCCCGGCGCCAGGCGCGGATAG
- a CDS encoding DUF802 domain-containing protein codes for MLKHSLYFAVFFVGLAAVCWIGGGYLGSNPLGAAVALAIGAGYLVGAFELFRYRQATFSLREAVSDLTTTPPSLGAWLDRLHPSLRNAARLRIEGERAVLPAPALTPYLIGLLVLLGMLGTLLGMMATLRGTGLALESAADLQAMRGSLAAPVKGLSFAFGTSIAGVASSAMLGLLSALCRRDRLQAVQQLDARIATTLRPYSQAHQREEAFQLLRRQTELMPVLVDRLQGMMAALEQQNVAAHERQLASQDAFHARTEATYARLAASVEQSMKQGVTDSARAVSASIEPLVEATMAGLARETSAMRDAIVRGVQAHLDHVSSGFAATTARVADVWNDAVALQRQSGEALTRDVQVSLERFAETFEQRSAGLVDTVSSRLDATADHAQQAWLDALARQEAANDKLTSRHHAAMTDAVAAFEEHAAALVGVVRQSHEDLQSALASRDEARLHTWSETLGSMTTALRDSWAQAADHAADRQRDICDTLARTANDIAAQTQAHAGETIAEISRLVQAASEAPKAAAEVVAELRQKLSESMVRDTAMLEERSRLLATVETLLDAVNHASTEQREAVDALVATSADLLDRVGTRFQEHVEAETGKLGTAAAHIAGGAAEVASLGEALGAAVQLFGQSNEALMERLQQIAGALDASLARSDEQLAYYVAQAREVIDLSMLSQKQIVEEIQQLADRRASGAEVA; via the coding sequence ATGCTGAAACATTCGCTTTACTTCGCCGTCTTTTTCGTGGGCCTCGCTGCCGTGTGCTGGATCGGCGGCGGCTATCTCGGCTCCAACCCGCTCGGCGCGGCGGTCGCGCTGGCGATCGGCGCCGGTTATCTCGTCGGCGCATTCGAGTTGTTCCGTTACCGGCAGGCCACGTTCTCGCTGCGCGAAGCCGTGTCGGACCTGACGACGACACCGCCCTCCCTCGGCGCTTGGCTGGACCGCCTGCATCCGAGCCTGCGCAACGCGGCGCGCCTGCGCATCGAAGGCGAACGCGCGGTGCTGCCGGCGCCGGCGCTGACGCCTTATCTGATTGGCCTGCTCGTGCTGCTGGGCATGCTGGGCACGCTGCTGGGCATGATGGCGACGCTGCGCGGCACCGGCCTCGCGCTGGAAAGCGCGGCGGACCTGCAGGCCATGCGCGGCTCGCTCGCAGCGCCGGTGAAAGGCCTGAGCTTCGCCTTCGGCACCTCGATCGCGGGCGTCGCCAGCTCCGCGATGCTCGGCCTGCTCTCCGCGCTGTGCCGCCGCGACCGGCTCCAGGCCGTGCAGCAACTGGATGCGCGCATCGCGACGACGCTGCGCCCCTACTCCCAGGCGCACCAGCGCGAAGAGGCGTTCCAGCTGCTGCGCCGGCAGACCGAGCTGATGCCGGTCCTGGTCGACCGGCTGCAGGGCATGATGGCCGCGCTGGAGCAGCAGAACGTCGCTGCGCACGAACGCCAGCTGGCCAGCCAGGATGCCTTCCACGCCCGCACCGAAGCGACCTATGCGCGCCTCGCTGCCTCGGTGGAGCAATCGATGAAACAAGGCGTCACCGACAGCGCCCGCGCCGTCAGCGCGTCGATCGAGCCACTGGTGGAAGCGACCATGGCCGGACTCGCGCGCGAGACCTCCGCGATGCGCGATGCCATCGTGCGCGGCGTGCAGGCGCACCTGGATCACGTCTCCTCCGGTTTCGCGGCTACGACCGCGCGCGTGGCGGACGTCTGGAACGATGCCGTCGCCCTGCAACGCCAGTCGGGCGAAGCGCTCACCCGCGATGTCCAGGTGTCGCTGGAGCGCTTCGCCGAGACCTTCGAACAGCGCTCGGCCGGCCTCGTCGACACTGTTTCATCGCGCCTCGACGCCACGGCGGACCACGCGCAGCAAGCTTGGCTCGATGCCCTGGCGCGGCAGGAAGCTGCCAACGACAAGTTGACATCGCGCCACCACGCGGCGATGACCGACGCCGTCGCCGCTTTCGAAGAGCACGCAGCCGCCCTCGTCGGCGTCGTGCGCCAATCGCACGAGGACCTGCAGTCCGCACTGGCTTCGCGCGATGAGGCGCGCCTGCATACATGGTCGGAAACGCTCGGCTCGATGACTACCGCCCTGCGCGACAGCTGGGCGCAGGCGGCCGACCATGCCGCCGATCGCCAGCGCGACATCTGCGACACGCTGGCGCGTACCGCGAACGACATCGCCGCGCAGACCCAGGCACATGCCGGCGAGACGATCGCGGAGATCTCTCGCCTGGTGCAGGCGGCCTCCGAAGCGCCCAAGGCGGCGGCGGAAGTGGTGGCCGAGCTGCGCCAGAAGCTCTCCGAAAGCATGGTGCGCGACACCGCGATGCTGGAAGAACGCAGCCGCCTGCTCGCCACGGTCGAAACGCTGCTGGATGCGGTCAACCATGCGTCCACCGAACAGCGCGAAGCGGTGGATGCGCTGGTCGCCACGTCGGCGGACCTGCTCGACCGCGTCGGCACCCGCTTCCAGGAGCACGTCGAGGCGGAGACCGGCAAGCTGGGCACCGCCGCCGCGCACATCGCCGGCGGCGCGGCCGAAGTAGCGAGCCTGGGCGAAGCGCTCGGCGCGGCCGTACAGCTGTTCGGCCAGTCGAACGAGGCGCTGATGGAACGCCTGCAGCAGATCGCCGGTGCGCTCGACGCCTCGCTCGCGCGCAGCGACGAACAGCTTGCCTACTACGTGGCCCAGGCCCGCGAAGTGATCGACCTGAGCATGCTGTCGCAGAAGCAGATCGTCGAAGAAATACAGCAGCTTGCCGACCGGCGCGCGTCCGGAGCCGAAGTCGCATGA
- a CDS encoding DUF3348 domain-containing protein produces MVQAPRRTVVRGPTFVRLLARLADGAVASAAPPLADRLSQWLDWNQAIALSTALDGKPAGTTFPGSPAGDEVEAEACVHARTSLTQAIAQAPELAAPAAGKGDDAAAGPNAIAEADLDYAVFRQRYLTLQRAMQAATGRLRGRLRDRLAQRSTELARLADVDAVMEQALSPREQTLFATIPTILGTHFERLREAAHAASPEDAVPAGAWLDVFRKDMQSVLLAELDVRFQPVEGLLAALRAS; encoded by the coding sequence ATGGTGCAAGCCCCTCGACGGACGGTGGTCCGTGGCCCGACATTCGTCCGTCTGCTGGCTCGCCTGGCGGACGGCGCCGTCGCGTCTGCCGCCCCGCCCCTGGCGGACCGGCTGAGCCAATGGCTGGACTGGAACCAGGCGATCGCGCTGTCCACCGCGCTGGACGGCAAGCCGGCCGGCACGACCTTTCCGGGCTCGCCGGCAGGGGACGAGGTCGAGGCGGAAGCGTGCGTCCACGCGCGGACTTCGCTGACCCAGGCCATCGCGCAGGCACCCGAGCTGGCCGCGCCGGCGGCGGGCAAGGGCGACGACGCGGCAGCAGGCCCGAATGCCATCGCCGAAGCCGACCTGGACTATGCCGTCTTCCGCCAGCGCTACCTCACCCTCCAGCGCGCCATGCAGGCGGCTACCGGCCGGCTGCGCGGGCGGCTGCGGGACCGGCTCGCGCAGCGTTCGACCGAGCTGGCGCGGCTGGCCGACGTCGACGCCGTCATGGAACAGGCGCTGAGCCCGCGCGAACAGACCTTGTTCGCCACCATCCCCACCATCCTCGGCACGCATTTCGAGCGCCTGCGCGAGGCGGCCCACGCCGCATCGCCGGAAGACGCGGTGCCCGCTGGCGCCTGGCTCGACGTCTTCCGCAAGGACATGCAGAGCGTGCTGCTCGCCGAACTGGACGTTCGTTTTCAACCGGTGGAAGGGCTGCTTGCCGCCCTTCGCGCCAGCTAA